Proteins from one Sphingobium herbicidovorans genomic window:
- a CDS encoding SDR family oxidoreductase, which yields MLLKDKVVIVSGVGPGMGQALARIAASEGASVILAARNKAFLDEVAADIVAKGGKAIAVPCDVSDEAQCKALADRAGSEFGGRVDGLVNSAYYHGNWSFVENADTEDFAKTFDVNCLGALRLSRACVPYLRDGGAVVNVSTMATVNPYGTEHGMEMSYAVAKGALNTLGKYMASDLGRFGIRVNTCRMGWIHGDPVEGFIQSQVDAGFKRDDVVAGITKNIPIGKIPPEDDCARAVLMMVSDYSRVVSGAALDVNGGQWMAP from the coding sequence ATGTTGCTGAAAGACAAGGTAGTGATCGTCAGCGGAGTGGGTCCGGGCATGGGCCAGGCGCTCGCCCGCATAGCCGCAAGCGAAGGCGCGAGCGTGATTCTCGCCGCCCGCAACAAGGCCTTCCTTGATGAAGTGGCCGCCGACATCGTGGCAAAGGGCGGCAAGGCGATTGCGGTCCCCTGCGACGTCAGCGACGAAGCGCAGTGCAAGGCGCTGGCAGACCGCGCGGGTTCCGAATTTGGCGGACGCGTCGATGGGCTGGTGAACAGCGCCTATTATCACGGCAACTGGAGCTTCGTCGAAAATGCCGATACCGAAGATTTCGCCAAGACGTTCGACGTCAATTGCCTGGGTGCGCTGCGCCTGAGCCGCGCCTGCGTCCCCTATCTGCGCGATGGCGGCGCGGTGGTGAACGTATCGACGATGGCGACCGTCAACCCATATGGCACCGAACATGGCATGGAAATGTCCTACGCGGTTGCGAAGGGCGCGCTCAATACGCTGGGCAAATATATGGCGAGCGACCTTGGCCGCTTTGGTATCCGCGTCAATACCTGCCGCATGGGCTGGATTCATGGCGATCCGGTGGAAGGTTTCATCCAGTCGCAGGTCGATGCCGGTTTCAAGCGCGATGATGTGGTTGCGGGGATTACAAAGAATATCCCGATCGGCAAAATCCCGCCCGAAGATGACTGCGCCCGCGCGGTGCTGATGATGGTATCTGACTATTCGCGCGTGGTCAGCGGGGCGGCGCTCGACGTCAATGGCGGGCAGTGGATGGCGCCCTGA
- a CDS encoding Lrp/AsnC family transcriptional regulator, whose protein sequence is MTARADWARLDKLDQGIVEKLARDARISNRAIAAELGVTEGTIRTRIKRLQNEGLIQFTVVTDFRMAGSPNLCMMGIDADPSHVCDLARSLSDIPEITCVVVLLGRYSLLAMGLFTNIEQLNDLVTERIRPLPGVQRVETSVSVHNLKYEAGIAKITREPEAD, encoded by the coding sequence ATGACGGCCAGGGCGGATTGGGCCCGTCTGGACAAGCTGGACCAGGGGATCGTCGAGAAGCTTGCGCGCGACGCCCGCATTTCCAACCGCGCGATCGCGGCGGAGCTGGGCGTTACCGAAGGCACCATTCGTACGCGTATCAAGCGGTTGCAGAATGAAGGACTGATTCAGTTCACGGTGGTCACCGACTTCCGCATGGCCGGTTCGCCCAACCTGTGCATGATGGGTATCGATGCCGATCCATCCCATGTGTGCGACCTGGCGCGCAGTCTGTCGGACATCCCGGAAATCACCTGCGTCGTGGTACTGCTGGGCCGATACAGCCTGTTGGCGATGGGTCTTTTCACCAATATCGAACAGCTCAACGATCTGGTGACGGAGCGTATCCGGCCTCTGCCGGGCGTGCAGCGGGTCGAAACATCGGTGTCGGTGCATAACCTGAAATATGAGGCCGGGATCGCCAAGATCACGCGTGAACCCGAGGCGGACTGA
- a CDS encoding sugar phosphate isomerase/epimerase family protein has translation MAERRLSLDHITVTDTTPWQLAEIAAEVGCAGICPFLHSMEVLPALPDYDLIRDPAALRATRNALAATGVKIDLIYPFTMAGRTNPQDFAPALETGAALGAPRANVLCYDRDPVRRTERLIELAELAATFDIALAIEFYLPSQIRTLRETIDQIERTGRSDIGITADLLHIMRGPEPEQSFALLKHPAIAIAQIADGPATINPDTLEWEAGIQRLLPGQGAFNIPKFINALNANTPLSIEIPQQNNITAQNPKQRAQNAVNAAMGLIRKAGEKDA, from the coding sequence ATGGCCGAAAGACGCCTGTCGCTCGACCATATAACCGTCACCGACACCACCCCCTGGCAACTCGCCGAAATCGCCGCGGAAGTGGGCTGCGCCGGCATCTGCCCGTTCCTCCATTCCATGGAGGTGCTGCCCGCCCTGCCGGACTATGACCTGATACGCGACCCGGCCGCCCTGCGCGCCACCCGCAACGCCCTTGCCGCCACCGGGGTCAAGATAGACCTCATCTACCCCTTCACCATGGCAGGGCGCACCAACCCCCAGGACTTCGCCCCCGCACTCGAAACCGGCGCGGCGCTCGGCGCACCCCGCGCCAATGTGCTCTGCTACGACCGCGATCCCGTCCGCCGCACCGAAAGGCTCATCGAACTGGCCGAACTCGCCGCCACGTTCGACATCGCCCTCGCCATCGAATTCTATCTCCCCTCACAGATCAGAACCCTGCGCGAAACCATCGACCAGATCGAACGCACAGGCCGCAGCGACATCGGCATCACCGCCGACCTCCTCCACATCATGCGCGGACCCGAACCAGAACAAAGCTTCGCACTCCTCAAACACCCCGCCATCGCCATCGCACAAATCGCCGACGGCCCCGCAACCATCAACCCCGATACCCTCGAATGGGAAGCAGGCATCCAGCGCCTCCTCCCAGGACAAGGCGCGTTCAACATCCCCAAATTTATCAACGCTCTCAACGCAAACACACCCCTCAGCATCGAAATACCACAACAAAACAACATCACAGCCCAAAACCCCAAACAACGCGCACAAAACGCCGTCAACGCAGCAATGGGGTTGATAAGAAAAGCAGGAGAGAAAGATGCGTGA
- a CDS encoding helix-turn-helix transcriptional regulator — translation MTKRLNTKYLSRPVAARVSVVIARDLLRLVREIGGDPAALLRQAGLAHLVTPLTGSTAIQRGLSQEDFTRLYAHCTWALDAQAARQEGREPLTKAGVDMLCHCIITCRTLRDVIERTDRFSELVGPRAGRLRLKVDEGVARLDMATPRQVRNASAYVSDLTGLSTYYQLFGWLIGEDIPLLGAAMRYPPLLDERTISYLMPFPMQHGAPENSLRFPAAYLDRPVLRSHHELEHLLERFPFDVEQPQSLDAPLSERIQHLFAAMLASGDAPATAVQLARQFSISVATLKRRLADEGTSLVRLKTEARRALATRLLADPRLTITEVGRRTQFSDTGAFRRAFQQWTGSSPTRWREMRQSGDGMAVSSGR, via the coding sequence ATGACAAAACGGCTCAACACCAAATATCTCTCCCGGCCGGTCGCGGCGCGTGTGTCCGTCGTAATCGCGCGCGACCTGCTGCGGCTGGTGCGCGAGATCGGCGGAGACCCGGCCGCACTTCTTCGGCAAGCGGGCCTTGCTCATCTGGTGACGCCGCTGACTGGCTCCACAGCCATTCAACGCGGGTTGTCGCAAGAGGATTTCACCCGTCTTTACGCGCATTGCACCTGGGCGCTCGATGCCCAGGCCGCCCGGCAGGAAGGGCGTGAGCCGCTGACCAAGGCGGGCGTGGACATGCTGTGCCACTGCATCATCACCTGCCGCACTCTGCGCGACGTCATTGAAAGGACGGACCGCTTTTCGGAGCTGGTCGGACCTCGGGCAGGGCGTCTGAGGCTGAAGGTCGATGAAGGGGTTGCGCGCCTGGATATGGCGACGCCACGGCAGGTGCGCAACGCCAGCGCCTATGTGTCCGACCTGACGGGGCTTTCCACCTATTATCAGCTGTTCGGCTGGCTGATCGGCGAAGATATCCCGCTGCTGGGCGCAGCGATGCGTTACCCCCCATTGCTAGACGAGCGCACCATTTCCTACCTCATGCCGTTCCCGATGCAGCACGGCGCGCCCGAAAACAGCCTGCGCTTCCCCGCTGCCTATCTCGACCGGCCCGTGTTGCGCAGCCATCACGAACTGGAACATCTGCTTGAACGGTTTCCGTTCGACGTCGAACAGCCCCAATCGCTCGATGCGCCGCTGTCGGAGCGGATCCAGCATCTTTTCGCTGCGATGCTTGCGAGTGGCGATGCCCCCGCGACAGCAGTGCAACTGGCTCGGCAGTTCAGCATCAGCGTGGCGACGCTCAAACGCCGCCTCGCGGACGAAGGCACATCGCTGGTCCGGCTAAAGACCGAGGCGCGCCGCGCCCTTGCCACCCGCCTGCTCGCAGATCCTCGCCTGACCATCACCGAAGTAGGGCGGCGAACGCAGTTCAGCGATACAGGGGCGTTCCGGCGCGCCTTTCAACAGTGGACCGGATCATCGCCAACGCGCTGGCGCGAAATGCGGCAATCCGGGGATGGCATGGCGGTCAGTAGCGGGCGATGA
- a CDS encoding nuclear transport factor 2 family protein: MPISLEDLAARVTALEDVNAIRQLKARYLRACDLKLIDELRDTFLPQGIRLDYQNFPIFTDRDAFIEIFEKMAMAGGVYDIHHATNADIDLVGHDEARARWSLNFRTIILATRSVTRLAVEYQDVYRKQDGRWWIAESVSRITSILTEEIGEDGTPRYLAWGDAPAAQ; the protein is encoded by the coding sequence ATGCCGATCAGCCTGGAAGACCTTGCCGCGCGTGTCACCGCGCTGGAAGATGTGAACGCCATTCGGCAATTGAAGGCGCGTTATCTGCGCGCTTGCGACCTGAAACTGATCGACGAGTTGCGCGACACCTTTTTGCCGCAAGGCATTCGGCTCGATTATCAGAATTTCCCGATATTCACCGATCGCGACGCCTTTATCGAGATATTCGAGAAAATGGCGATGGCGGGCGGCGTCTATGACATCCACCACGCGACCAATGCCGACATCGATCTGGTGGGCCATGACGAAGCGCGCGCGCGATGGTCGCTTAACTTCCGGACGATCATCCTCGCGACCCGGTCAGTGACCCGACTCGCGGTGGAATATCAGGATGTCTATCGCAAGCAGGACGGGCGCTGGTGGATCGCGGAGTCGGTCAGCCGGATCACGTCGATCCTGACAGAAGAGATTGGAGAGGACGGGACGCCCCGCTATCTCGCCTGGGGCGACGCTCCCGCCGCGCAATGA
- a CDS encoding EthD family reductase, whose protein sequence is MFKCMALLKRKPDISREAFIEYYETRHAPLIRHLLPGIVDYRRNYVEMEGAFVFPGAAPIDFDVITEIWLADKAAYDRFTAAAAETEIARKIAEDEENFLDRPATRMLVVEERGASPAPAASPQALLDEREIIRGLSRFARILDNKQWDRLGDVFADDICFDYGAGGDQQGMAALTVNMRRFLDRCGGTQHLIGSILVDVDGNRATSRSYVQARHQRADDPAGPIFDSNGEYVDQWERRAEGWRIVRRDALWANHSGDPMILHADLENLG, encoded by the coding sequence ATGTTCAAATGCATGGCCCTGCTGAAACGCAAGCCGGATATCTCGCGCGAAGCCTTCATCGAATATTATGAAACCCGGCATGCGCCACTGATCCGCCATTTGCTGCCCGGCATCGTCGATTATCGCCGCAACTATGTGGAAATGGAGGGCGCATTCGTCTTTCCCGGTGCAGCGCCGATCGACTTCGATGTGATTACCGAGATCTGGTTGGCCGACAAGGCCGCCTATGATCGCTTCACGGCTGCTGCGGCCGAAACGGAGATCGCCCGTAAAATCGCCGAGGACGAGGAAAATTTTCTCGACCGGCCGGCGACACGCATGCTGGTGGTCGAGGAACGGGGCGCAAGCCCTGCCCCGGCAGCGTCACCCCAGGCGCTGCTGGACGAGCGGGAAATCATACGCGGCCTGTCGCGCTTTGCCCGCATCCTCGACAACAAGCAGTGGGACCGGCTGGGCGATGTGTTCGCCGATGACATATGTTTCGACTATGGCGCCGGCGGCGACCAGCAGGGAATGGCCGCGCTGACGGTCAATATGCGCCGCTTCCTGGACCGTTGCGGCGGAACGCAGCATCTGATTGGCAGCATCCTGGTCGATGTGGACGGAAACCGCGCGACAAGCCGATCCTATGTGCAGGCACGCCATCAACGGGCGGATGATCCCGCCGGACCGATCTTCGATTCCAACGGGGAATATGTCGATCAGTGGGAAAGGCGCGCCGAAGGCTGGCGGATCGTCCGCCGGGATGCGCTGTGGGCCAATCACAGCGGCGACCCCATGATCCTTCATGCGGACCTGGAAAATCTCGGCTGA
- a CDS encoding SDR family NAD(P)-dependent oxidoreductase, with translation MVKLLEGRTALVTGGGQGVGQGIARALAHAGANVAIAQRKVDQGEEEARYLRETHGVDAFFIQTDVTNRAEVEAMVDAAHQRFGRLDILVNNAGGSFPKRLEKHSDEEMEGSFALNYYAVFWAMKAAFPIMKAQGYGRVINLGSLNGVNAHMFTVAYNASKEAMRALTRTAAVEWGPHGITCNVICPSATSPQAQDYFAANPEMTKAILLQVPAGRFGDAEKDIGPVAVFLASEGGGYMSGNTLFADGGAQVNGVAWRPEVED, from the coding sequence ATGGTTAAGCTGCTTGAAGGGCGCACTGCGCTCGTGACCGGAGGCGGGCAGGGTGTGGGGCAAGGCATTGCCCGCGCGCTTGCGCATGCCGGGGCAAATGTCGCCATCGCCCAGCGCAAGGTTGATCAGGGCGAGGAAGAAGCGCGGTATCTGCGCGAAACACATGGCGTCGATGCCTTCTTCATCCAGACCGACGTCACGAACCGTGCGGAAGTCGAAGCGATGGTCGATGCCGCGCACCAGCGTTTCGGCCGCCTCGACATCCTCGTCAACAATGCGGGCGGCAGCTTCCCCAAGCGGCTGGAAAAGCACAGCGACGAAGAGATGGAAGGCTCTTTCGCGCTCAATTATTACGCCGTGTTCTGGGCCATGAAGGCCGCTTTCCCGATCATGAAGGCGCAGGGCTATGGCCGCGTGATCAACCTGGGTTCACTCAACGGCGTCAACGCCCACATGTTCACCGTCGCCTATAACGCCAGCAAGGAAGCGATGCGTGCGCTGACGCGTACTGCGGCGGTCGAATGGGGACCCCATGGCATCACCTGCAACGTCATCTGTCCGTCGGCAACCAGCCCCCAGGCGCAGGATTATTTCGCGGCAAATCCAGAAATGACAAAGGCGATCTTGTTGCAGGTGCCCGCCGGGCGCTTCGGCGACGCTGAAAAGGATATTGGTCCGGTCGCAGTATTCCTGGCCAGCGAGGGCGGCGGATATATGAGCGGCAATACCCTGTTCGCTGATGGCGGGGCGCAGGTGAACGGCGTCGCCTGGCGGCCGGAAGTAGAGGATTGA
- a CDS encoding nuclear transport factor 2 family protein: MARIDRLESLDAIRQLAAKYSLALDMRDSDAWVNLFPEDVRVGGGKQGRKALRDWFDETHSMQFDGTSHHIGGHIIDFDDADNAQGVVYSKNEHETGAEWVIMQMMYFDQYQRIDGRWYFRRRLPLYWYATDLNKPPIGDRKMRWPGVQPYHGSFHDLFPSWKSYWDRQGQPHDGPVEPPAPLEKFIETMRRGAPLPKPRVRS, from the coding sequence ATGGCGCGCATAGACCGTCTGGAATCGCTGGACGCGATCCGGCAGCTTGCCGCAAAATACTCCCTGGCGCTCGATATGCGCGATTCCGACGCCTGGGTGAACCTGTTTCCCGAAGATGTGCGGGTTGGTGGCGGAAAGCAGGGGCGCAAGGCCCTGCGCGACTGGTTCGACGAGACTCATTCGATGCAGTTCGATGGGACGTCCCACCATATCGGCGGGCACATCATCGACTTTGACGATGCAGACAATGCGCAGGGCGTCGTTTACTCCAAGAACGAACATGAAACGGGCGCGGAATGGGTCATCATGCAGATGATGTATTTCGACCAGTATCAGCGCATCGATGGACGCTGGTATTTCCGCCGCCGCTTGCCGCTCTATTGGTATGCGACAGATCTGAACAAGCCGCCGATCGGCGACCGCAAGATGCGCTGGCCAGGGGTTCAGCCCTATCATGGCAGCTTCCATGACCTGTTCCCAAGTTGGAAAAGCTATTGGGACAGGCAGGGGCAACCCCATGACGGCCCGGTCGAACCTCCCGCACCGCTGGAAAAGTTCATTGAAACGATGCGCCGGGGCGCACCGCTTCCCAAGCCGCGCGTGCGGAGCTGA
- a CDS encoding Lrp/AsnC family transcriptional regulator: MQIRSGRTTTPPSLDTLDGNIIEILRTNGRATNQEIAERLSVTAATVSARLQKMEDARAMRVVAVTDFAAHGYNVIIALGVKVQGRRVEDVGSDLADLPEVLSVNIMSGEYDIELLVALHDFGEVQPMLFSHIASINGVNHITSGVAVDIVKYEFNVVPL; the protein is encoded by the coding sequence ATGCAGATCAGAAGCGGCCGGACAACGACGCCGCCATCGCTGGATACTCTCGATGGAAATATCATAGAGATACTTCGGACCAATGGCCGCGCAACCAACCAGGAAATTGCAGAGCGGCTGTCCGTGACGGCTGCGACGGTATCCGCCCGGCTCCAGAAGATGGAAGATGCCCGCGCGATGCGGGTCGTTGCTGTCACCGACTTCGCCGCCCATGGTTACAATGTGATCATCGCGCTGGGGGTCAAGGTGCAGGGGCGCAGGGTTGAGGACGTCGGAAGCGACCTGGCCGATCTGCCCGAAGTGTTGAGCGTCAATATCATGAGCGGTGAATATGATATTGAACTGCTGGTTGCGTTGCATGATTTCGGTGAAGTTCAGCCGATGCTCTTCAGCCACATCGCCAGTATAAACGGCGTCAATCATATCACATCGGGGGTCGCGGTGGATATCGTCAAATATGAATTCAACGTGGTGCCGCTATGA
- a CDS encoding alkene reductase, whose protein sequence is MTDIFSPVTLGDIALANRIVMAPMTRDRAGPGDVPTDIMVDYYRQRAGAGLIVTEGTQPSPTGKGYWRTPGIHSAAQVAGWRKVADAVHEQGGKIVMQIMHVGRAAVQANKDADAETIAPSAIQCPDKIPGPDGVPVETVMPRALEIDEIPGVIAEYVAAASNAIAAGMDGIELHCASGYLPMQFLSSNSNLRTDRYGGTVENRIRFVVELLEALAAAIGAGRVGFRICPGVKFNGMDDANPHETYAALLRAVDGLGLAYCHLIHIPLEGQDALDLVRTNWNGAIIENGGLTLDKASAIIADGKADAVSFGYLYISNPDLVERFRLGAPLVKASRANLYTGEGDDRKGYTDYAALGA, encoded by the coding sequence ATGACTGACATTTTTTCACCCGTCACGCTGGGCGACATCGCGCTTGCCAACCGGATCGTCATGGCGCCCATGACACGCGACCGCGCAGGGCCGGGCGATGTTCCTACCGACATCATGGTGGATTATTATCGCCAGCGCGCCGGCGCGGGCCTGATCGTGACGGAAGGGACGCAGCCTTCTCCCACGGGCAAGGGATATTGGCGTACGCCCGGTATTCATAGCGCGGCTCAGGTCGCCGGATGGCGCAAGGTCGCCGACGCCGTGCATGAGCAAGGCGGCAAGATCGTGATGCAGATCATGCATGTGGGCCGCGCGGCCGTGCAGGCGAACAAGGATGCGGACGCGGAAACAATTGCTCCATCGGCGATCCAGTGCCCCGACAAGATCCCCGGCCCGGATGGCGTCCCGGTCGAAACGGTGATGCCGCGCGCACTGGAAATTGACGAAATACCGGGCGTCATCGCAGAATATGTCGCCGCCGCGAGCAATGCGATCGCCGCGGGGATGGATGGCATCGAACTGCATTGCGCCAGCGGCTACCTGCCCATGCAGTTCCTGTCGTCCAACAGCAATCTTCGGACGGACCGCTATGGCGGAACGGTGGAAAACCGCATCCGTTTCGTGGTGGAGTTGCTGGAGGCGCTGGCCGCCGCCATCGGAGCGGGTCGCGTCGGCTTTCGCATCTGTCCGGGCGTCAAGTTCAACGGCATGGACGACGCCAATCCGCATGAAACCTATGCTGCGCTGCTCCGGGCCGTAGATGGGCTGGGGCTGGCATATTGCCACCTGATCCACATTCCGTTGGAGGGCCAGGATGCGCTGGATCTGGTGCGCACGAACTGGAACGGCGCGATCATCGAAAATGGCGGGCTGACGCTGGACAAGGCGAGCGCGATCATCGCGGACGGAAAGGCGGACGCGGTGTCCTTCGGCTATCTTTACATATCCAATCCCGATCTGGTCGAACGCTTCCGATTGGGCGCGCCCCTGGTCAAGGCTTCGCGCGCCAATCTCTACACGGGCGAGGGCGACGATCGCAAAGGCTATACCGACTACGCCGCCCTGGGGGCCTGA
- a CDS encoding carboxymuconolactone decarboxylase family protein, producing MIRIDLPEQDAADPYGYASRNHAREIMGAAGGFSKAVYQHSILPLREFEGARSRIAQINGCIICQQFRAARDAQSMFAATGQRPGHTVVDNGPAPDEAFYAAVEDWRTSPLFSPRERTAIEFAERFAEEPKQIAQDEDFWERAHALFSDEEIVDLAHCVAAWIGLGRVAHVLGFDTVCLPFAEVA from the coding sequence ATGATCCGTATAGACCTACCTGAACAGGATGCCGCAGATCCCTATGGCTACGCGTCGCGTAATCACGCGCGCGAAATCATGGGCGCTGCGGGTGGCTTCTCAAAGGCGGTTTACCAGCACAGCATATTGCCGCTCCGTGAATTTGAAGGCGCTCGTTCGCGTATTGCGCAGATCAATGGCTGCATCATCTGCCAGCAGTTTCGCGCCGCCCGTGATGCACAGTCCATGTTCGCGGCGACCGGGCAGCGGCCCGGTCATACGGTCGTGGACAATGGGCCAGCGCCAGACGAAGCCTTTTATGCTGCGGTCGAGGACTGGCGGACGTCCCCCTTGTTCAGCCCGCGGGAACGTACTGCGATAGAGTTCGCCGAGCGCTTTGCCGAGGAACCCAAGCAGATCGCGCAGGATGAAGACTTCTGGGAACGCGCGCACGCGCTCTTCTCGGACGAGGAGATCGTCGATCTTGCCCATTGCGTCGCGGCATGGATCGGACTTGGGCGTGTCGCCCATGTCCTGGGATTCGACACGGTCTGCCTGCCCTTCGCCGAAGTCGCCTGA
- a CDS encoding LLM class flavin-dependent oxidoreductase codes for MRFHYGESMTPVANYIPLAKAAAAAGYTGMTVPDSLIYPESSGTQYSYTDDGGRQFLENKPFLESFIHVTAMLGATEKLEVTTNVVKLPVRPPLYVAKMVASIEALFDNRFNFGVGLSVWPEDYQVMGVPWEARGKRFDECIDIVRGLTQGGYFEYHGTFFDLPRVKINPVPTKPVPILIGGHSDAALKRAARNDGWMFAGGGMDMLLPMLEKLAAYRAELGRTDAPYRIFASAFGDLDVDAVRRHEDAGVTDVVVAFRNLYAVEEDSQPLEDKIGDLNRFADNVIARY; via the coding sequence ATGCGCTTTCACTATGGCGAGTCGATGACGCCGGTTGCCAACTACATTCCCTTGGCCAAGGCGGCGGCGGCGGCGGGCTATACCGGGATGACCGTGCCCGACAGCCTGATCTATCCTGAAAGCTCCGGTACCCAATACAGCTACACCGATGACGGCGGCAGGCAGTTCCTGGAAAACAAGCCGTTCCTGGAATCCTTCATCCATGTAACCGCCATGCTTGGCGCGACCGAAAAGCTGGAGGTTACGACCAATGTCGTCAAGCTGCCGGTTCGTCCGCCGCTATACGTCGCCAAGATGGTCGCATCGATAGAGGCGCTGTTCGACAACCGTTTCAACTTCGGCGTCGGATTGAGCGTATGGCCGGAAGATTATCAGGTCATGGGCGTGCCATGGGAAGCGCGTGGCAAGCGTTTCGATGAATGTATCGATATCGTGCGCGGCCTGACCCAGGGCGGCTATTTCGAATATCACGGTACGTTTTTCGACCTGCCGCGCGTCAAGATCAATCCAGTCCCCACGAAGCCTGTGCCTATCCTGATCGGCGGACATTCCGATGCGGCGCTCAAGAGGGCGGCGCGTAACGATGGCTGGATGTTTGCGGGCGGGGGCATGGATATGCTGCTCCCGATGTTGGAAAAGCTGGCCGCCTATCGCGCTGAACTTGGGCGGACTGACGCGCCCTATCGCATTTTTGCATCGGCCTTTGGCGATCTCGACGTTGATGCCGTCCGCCGGCATGAAGATGCGGGCGTGACCGATGTAGTGGTCGCGTTCCGCAACCTCTATGCTGTTGAGGAAGACAGCCAGCCGTTGGAAGACAAGATCGGCGATCTCAACCGCTTTGCTGACAATGTCATCGCCCGCTACTGA
- a CDS encoding alpha/beta hydrolase translates to MRDLIEPSLLPGLDFMPALDLTAESLPAIREGMEQMTALAPEPQDSGVEWREDRITAPDGHELVVRIYRPSTSSGALPAVLHIHGGGYVVGSVRTNHLSNIELAAATSALILSVDYRLAPETVAPGAVEDCYAALQCLHDNAGTLGVDAARIAVRGESAGGGLAAALALLARDRGGPSIAHQNLIYPMLDDRTCITRLPAHLGAFVWTPQANAFGWRALLGQEPGSANVSPYAAPARADDVSRLPAAFIAVGALDLFLVEDMDYARRLIEAGVATELHVYPGAYHGFDVLPDAAPVRQMKRDAVAALRKALHPVG, encoded by the coding sequence ATGCGTGACCTGATCGAACCATCATTGTTGCCGGGGCTGGATTTCATGCCGGCCCTGGACCTGACGGCGGAGAGCCTGCCCGCGATCCGCGAGGGCATGGAGCAGATGACTGCGTTGGCTCCCGAGCCTCAGGACAGTGGGGTCGAATGGCGGGAGGACCGTATCACTGCGCCAGATGGTCACGAACTGGTGGTCAGGATTTACCGGCCGTCGACGTCATCCGGCGCGCTTCCTGCCGTACTGCACATTCACGGCGGCGGCTATGTCGTGGGATCGGTGCGGACCAACCACTTGTCCAACATCGAACTCGCCGCTGCGACGTCCGCGCTGATCCTGTCGGTGGACTATCGCCTGGCGCCCGAAACGGTTGCGCCGGGCGCGGTCGAGGATTGTTACGCCGCGCTGCAGTGTTTGCACGACAATGCGGGGACGCTTGGCGTGGACGCGGCCCGGATCGCCGTGCGCGGCGAGAGCGCGGGCGGCGGCCTGGCTGCGGCGCTGGCACTGCTGGCGCGAGACAGGGGCGGCCCGTCGATCGCACACCAGAATCTGATCTATCCAATGCTGGACGATCGTACCTGCATCACCCGTTTGCCCGCCCATCTCGGCGCCTTTGTATGGACGCCGCAGGCCAACGCTTTTGGATGGCGCGCGCTGCTGGGACAGGAACCGGGATCGGCCAATGTGTCACCCTATGCGGCTCCCGCGCGCGCGGACGACGTTTCGCGCCTGCCTGCCGCTTTCATCGCAGTTGGCGCGCTCGACCTCTTTCTGGTCGAGGACATGGATTATGCCCGGCGGCTGATTGAGGCGGGCGTGGCCACGGAGTTGCATGTCTATCCCGGCGCTTATCACGGATTTGATGTGCTGCCCGACGCAGCGCCCGTCCGGCAGATGAAGCGCGACGCCGTGGCGGCTCTGCGCAAGGCGCTGCATCCCGTCGGATAA